A region from the Pseudomonas cucumis genome encodes:
- the ptsP gene encoding phosphoenolpyruvate--protein phosphotransferase, with the protein MHNNNKELTLSAPLSGPVLTLAKVPDPVFASGAMGDGIAIDPLNDTLYSPCEAVVTHVARTGHAITLRADNGAELLLHLGLDTVELQGVGFSMLVKEGARVSNGQPLLRYDLDQVAQQCKSLVSLMILTNSQDFQARPITLKSVKVGDPLLHIVPKLANGVQIDIEVVGIEVQGHIHVAHRGGLHARPAALIRQTAQQFTSKSWLHFAGKSAACDSLIGLMGLAVGEQDEIRVSCQGPDAEAALQALLAALSTALAEDNHAAVPAPIVQRNRPAEAGVLHGVCAAPGLVAGPLFRLNSISLPMDAGNHEPEQQRHALDAARTQVRGEIDTTLAQAKKHKNTDEEAIFAAHLALLEDPALLDAAHQSIDQGIAATHAWSQSIDVQCEVLQQLGSPLLAERANDLRDLKQRVLRALLGETWQYDVPAGAIVAAHELTPSDLLQLSQQGVAGLCMAEGGATSHVAILARGKGLPCMVALGSTLLDQEQGQAVVLDADGGRIELTPNAARLAEVHQAQLDHKQRRALQQAQAHTPALTLDGLHIEVAANVASSAEAADALANGADGVGLLRTEFLFVDRNTAPDEQEQRIAYQAVLDAMGDKSVIIRTIDVGGDKQLDYLPLPDEANPVLGLRGIRLAQVRPELLDQQLRSLLQVSPLSRCRILLPMVTEVDELLHIRQRLDALCGELGLSQRPELGVMIEVPAAALLAEQLAEHADFLSIGTNDLSQYTLAMDRDHAGLASRVDALHPALLRLIAQTCAGAAVHNRWVGVCGALASDPLATPVLIGLGVRELSVSPVQIGEIKDRVRHLDASECRRITQDLLKLSSASAVRHACHQQWPLS; encoded by the coding sequence ATGCACAACAACAATAAAGAGCTGACCCTCAGCGCCCCGCTCAGCGGCCCGGTGCTCACACTCGCCAAAGTCCCGGACCCGGTGTTCGCAAGCGGCGCCATGGGCGACGGGATCGCCATCGATCCGCTGAACGACACCTTGTACTCGCCCTGTGAAGCTGTGGTGACCCACGTCGCCCGCACTGGCCACGCCATCACCTTGCGCGCCGATAACGGTGCCGAGTTGCTGCTGCACCTGGGCCTCGATACGGTCGAGTTGCAGGGCGTCGGTTTCTCGATGCTGGTCAAGGAAGGGGCGCGCGTCAGTAATGGTCAACCGCTGCTGCGTTATGACCTTGACCAGGTCGCGCAGCAGTGCAAAAGCCTGGTCAGCCTGATGATCCTGACTAACAGCCAAGACTTTCAGGCGCGGCCGATTACGCTGAAATCGGTGAAGGTCGGCGATCCATTGCTGCACATCGTGCCGAAACTGGCTAACGGTGTGCAGATTGACATTGAGGTCGTTGGCATCGAGGTTCAGGGGCATATTCATGTCGCCCATCGCGGCGGCCTGCACGCCCGGCCTGCCGCGCTGATCCGCCAGACCGCTCAACAGTTCACGAGCAAATCCTGGCTGCACTTCGCTGGCAAATCGGCGGCCTGCGACAGTTTGATCGGCCTGATGGGACTGGCCGTCGGTGAGCAGGATGAAATCAGGGTCAGCTGCCAGGGACCGGACGCCGAGGCCGCGCTGCAAGCTCTGTTGGCGGCGTTATCCACAGCCCTGGCCGAAGACAACCACGCCGCTGTGCCAGCCCCGATCGTCCAACGCAATCGCCCTGCCGAAGCGGGCGTGCTGCATGGCGTGTGTGCAGCTCCCGGTCTGGTGGCTGGACCGTTGTTTCGTTTGAACTCGATCAGTCTGCCGATGGATGCCGGCAATCATGAGCCGGAGCAACAACGGCATGCTCTCGACGCCGCGCGGACCCAGGTCCGGGGTGAAATCGACACCACGCTGGCCCAAGCGAAGAAGCACAAGAATACTGACGAAGAAGCCATCTTCGCCGCGCATCTGGCGCTGCTCGAAGACCCGGCGTTGCTCGATGCGGCTCATCAGTCCATCGACCAGGGCATCGCGGCGACTCACGCCTGGAGCCAATCCATCGACGTGCAATGCGAGGTGCTTCAGCAACTCGGCAGCCCGTTGCTGGCCGAACGCGCCAACGACCTGCGCGATCTCAAACAACGCGTGCTGCGCGCCCTGCTCGGTGAAACCTGGCAGTACGACGTGCCGGCCGGCGCCATCGTCGCGGCGCATGAACTGACCCCGTCCGACCTGTTGCAACTGAGCCAGCAAGGTGTGGCCGGGTTGTGCATGGCCGAGGGCGGCGCGACTTCCCATGTGGCGATTCTCGCCCGCGGTAAAGGCTTGCCGTGCATGGTTGCGCTGGGTTCGACGCTGCTGGATCAGGAGCAAGGTCAAGCGGTAGTGCTGGATGCCGACGGCGGACGTATCGAACTGACGCCCAACGCCGCGCGCCTGGCCGAAGTGCATCAGGCGCAACTCGATCATAAACAACGTCGCGCCCTGCAACAGGCTCAGGCTCACACCCCGGCACTGACACTTGATGGTTTGCACATCGAAGTCGCCGCCAATGTTGCTTCTAGTGCTGAAGCGGCCGATGCACTGGCCAATGGCGCCGATGGCGTCGGCCTGCTGCGCACCGAATTTCTGTTTGTGGACCGCAACACAGCGCCGGACGAACAGGAACAACGCATCGCCTATCAAGCCGTGCTCGATGCCATGGGCGACAAATCGGTGATCATCCGCACCATCGACGTCGGCGGCGACAAGCAACTCGACTATTTACCGCTTCCCGACGAAGCGAATCCGGTGCTCGGTTTGCGCGGTATTCGTTTGGCCCAGGTCCGCCCGGAACTGCTGGATCAGCAACTGCGCTCACTGCTGCAAGTCAGTCCTTTGTCGCGTTGTCGGATCCTGCTGCCGATGGTCACCGAAGTCGATGAACTGCTGCACATCCGCCAGCGTCTCGATGCGCTGTGCGGAGAACTCGGCCTGAGCCAACGCCCGGAGCTGGGCGTAATGATCGAAGTCCCGGCCGCCGCATTGCTGGCCGAGCAACTGGCCGAACACGCGGACTTCCTGTCGATCGGCACCAACGATTTGTCCCAATACACCCTGGCCATGGACCGCGACCACGCCGGCCTCGCCTCCCGCGTCGATGCGCTGCACCCGGCGCTGCTGCGGCTGATCGCCCAGACCTGCGCCGGTGCGGCGGTGCATAACCGTTGGGTCGGCGTCTGCGGCGCCCTCGCCTCCGATCCGTTGGCCACGCCGGTGTTGATCGGCCTGGGGGTCAGGGAGTTGTCGGTCAGCCCGGTGCAGATCGGTGAAATCAAGGACCGCGTTCGCCACCTCGACGCCAGCGAGTGCCGACGCATCACCCAGGACCTGCTCAAGCTAAGCAGCGCCAGCGCGGTGCGTCACGCCTGTCACCAGCAATGGCCTCTGAGCTGA
- the nagE gene encoding N-acetylglucosamine-specific PTS transporter subunit IIBC — protein MYQYFIEGLQRLGRALMLPIAILPIAGLLLRLGDTDLLNIAIIHDAGQVIFANLALIFAIGIAVGFAKDNNGTAGLAGVIGYLVMISTLKVLDASINMGMLAGIVSGLMAGALYNRFKDIKLPEYLAFFGGRRFVPIVTGFAAVGLGVVFGFIWPPIQHGINGFGTLMMESGSFGAFVFGVFNRLLIVTGLHHILNNMAWFVFGNFTDPTTGALVTGDLSRYFAGDPKGGQFMTGMFPMMIFGLPAACLAMYRNALPERRKVMGGIFLSMALTSFLTGVTEPIEFAFMFLAPMLFLLHSLLTGLSMAVTNLLNIHLGFTFSGGFIDMVLGWGESTNGWRVVPVGLAYALIYYIVFDFCIRRFNLKTPGREDVPTGDKVVIAENERAGAYIKALGGADNLITVGACTTRLRLDMVDRNKASDADLKALGAMAVVRPGKGGSLQVVVGPMADSIADEIRLAMPALGRAAITSPAAVIDVPEPATVTNTEARQWLKALGGGDNVLQMDCVAMTRIRLQLADGKALSEGQLKALGCLGVSQLDGGVWHLLIGDKAPSLKGALEMLINRSEMSARV, from the coding sequence ATGTACCAATACTTCATCGAAGGCCTGCAACGCCTCGGTCGCGCGCTGATGCTGCCGATCGCGATCCTGCCGATTGCAGGGTTACTGCTGCGCCTCGGCGACACCGACCTGCTGAACATCGCGATCATCCACGACGCCGGTCAGGTGATCTTCGCCAACCTGGCATTGATCTTCGCCATCGGCATCGCGGTCGGTTTTGCCAAAGACAACAACGGCACGGCTGGCCTGGCCGGGGTCATTGGCTATCTGGTGATGATCTCCACTCTCAAGGTGCTCGATGCGAGCATCAACATGGGCATGCTCGCCGGGATCGTCAGCGGCTTAATGGCGGGAGCACTGTACAACCGCTTCAAAGACATCAAGTTGCCGGAGTACCTGGCATTCTTTGGCGGACGGCGTTTTGTACCGATCGTCACCGGGTTCGCCGCCGTCGGCCTGGGCGTCGTGTTTGGATTCATCTGGCCGCCGATCCAGCACGGCATCAATGGCTTTGGCACGTTAATGATGGAGAGCGGCAGCTTCGGTGCTTTCGTTTTCGGCGTGTTCAACCGCCTGCTGATCGTCACCGGCCTGCATCACATCCTCAACAACATGGCGTGGTTCGTGTTCGGCAACTTCACCGACCCGACCACCGGCGCCCTGGTGACAGGCGACTTGTCGCGCTACTTTGCCGGCGACCCGAAAGGTGGCCAGTTCATGACCGGCATGTTCCCGATGATGATCTTCGGCCTGCCCGCCGCCTGCCTGGCGATGTACCGCAACGCCCTGCCGGAACGGCGCAAAGTCATGGGCGGGATCTTCTTGTCCATGGCCCTGACCTCATTTTTGACCGGCGTGACCGAACCGATCGAATTCGCCTTCATGTTCCTCGCGCCGATGCTGTTTTTGCTTCACTCGCTGCTGACGGGGTTGTCAATGGCGGTCACCAATTTACTGAACATTCACCTGGGCTTTACCTTCTCAGGCGGCTTCATCGACATGGTTCTGGGCTGGGGGGAGTCCACCAATGGCTGGCGGGTGGTTCCGGTGGGGCTGGCGTATGCGCTGATCTACTACATTGTGTTTGATTTCTGTATTCGTCGATTCAATTTAAAGACGCCAGGGCGTGAAGATGTGCCGACCGGCGACAAAGTGGTGATCGCCGAGAATGAGCGCGCCGGGGCTTACATCAAGGCACTGGGTGGTGCGGATAATTTGATCACGGTGGGTGCGTGCACGACGCGGTTGCGGCTGGACATGGTTGATCGCAACAAGGCATCCGATGCGGACTTGAAAGCATTGGGGGCGATGGCTGTTGTTCGTCCGGGTAAAGGTGGAAGTTTGCAGGTGGTGGTCGGGCCGATGGCAGACAGCATTGCCGATGAAATCCGGTTGGCGATGCCGGCTTTGGGGCGCGCGGCTATCACCTCCCCCGCTGCCGTTATCGACGTACCTGAACCTGCCACTGTGACGAACACAGAAGCCCGACAATGGCTGAAGGCACTGGGCGGCGGCGACAATGTGCTGCAAATGGATTGCGTGGCCATGACCCGTATTCGGTTGCAACTGGCGGATGGCAAAGCGTTGTCGGAGGGTCAGTTGAAAGCGCTTGGTTGCCTGGGTGTCAGCCAATTGGACGGTGGCGTATGGCACCTGCTGATTGGCGACAAGGCGCCGAGTTTGAAGGGTGCGCTGGAGATGTTGATCAATCGCAGTGAGATGAGCGCCAGGGTTTAG
- a CDS encoding efflux RND transporter periplasmic adaptor subunit → MRIQKKTALLATLLIVLAALGVWYAAKPATTKLAPSTAIPVRVVSVAEKDVPRYISGIGSVLSLHSVVVRPQIDGILTKLLVKEGQRVNKGDLLATIDDRSIRASLDQARAQLGESQAQLQVAQVNLKRYKLLSVDDGVSKQTYDQQQALVNQLKATAQGNQASIDAALVQLSYTQIRSPVTGRVGIRTVDEGNFLRMTDTQGLFTVTQIDPIAVEFSLPQQMLPTLQGLINDPQHTPVKAYIGADTDGETGNLLGEGHLTLIDNQINANTGTIRAKAEFANPAQKLWPGLLVTVKIQTALDKNALVVPPTVVQRGLDQHFVYRVNGDKVEAVQVQMVYQSSGQDIIKGVKPGDVLVSDGQSRLKPGSTVQVVADPPQMVQSEPKP, encoded by the coding sequence ATGCGAATTCAGAAAAAAACCGCCCTGCTCGCCACCCTTCTGATCGTCCTGGCAGCGCTGGGCGTGTGGTACGCCGCCAAACCCGCCACGACCAAACTGGCCCCTTCCACCGCCATCCCCGTGCGAGTGGTCAGCGTCGCTGAAAAAGATGTGCCCCGCTACATCAGCGGCATCGGTTCGGTGCTGTCGTTGCACAGCGTGGTCGTGCGCCCGCAGATCGACGGCATCCTCACCAAGCTGCTGGTCAAGGAAGGCCAACGGGTGAACAAAGGTGATCTGCTGGCCACCATCGACGATCGCTCGATCCGCGCCAGCCTCGACCAGGCCCGGGCGCAACTGGGCGAAAGTCAGGCGCAACTGCAAGTGGCCCAGGTCAACCTCAAACGCTACAAACTGCTGAGCGTCGACGACGGCGTGTCCAAGCAGACCTACGACCAGCAACAAGCCCTGGTCAACCAACTCAAAGCCACCGCCCAAGGCAATCAGGCATCGATCGACGCCGCTCTGGTGCAGCTTTCTTACACACAGATCCGCTCCCCGGTCACCGGTCGCGTCGGTATTCGCACAGTGGATGAAGGCAACTTCCTGCGCATGACCGACACCCAAGGCCTGTTCACCGTGACCCAGATCGACCCGATCGCCGTGGAGTTTTCCCTGCCGCAACAAATGCTGCCAACCCTGCAGGGCCTGATCAACGATCCACAGCACACACCAGTCAAGGCTTACATCGGTGCCGACACCGACGGCGAAACCGGCAACCTGCTGGGCGAAGGCCACCTGACCCTGATCGACAACCAGATCAACGCCAACACCGGGACCATCCGCGCCAAGGCCGAGTTCGCCAACCCCGCACAGAAACTCTGGCCGGGCCTGCTGGTAACGGTAAAAATTCAGACAGCGCTGGATAAAAATGCGCTGGTGGTGCCGCCCACCGTCGTACAACGTGGCCTCGATCAACATTTCGTCTACCGGGTCAACGGCGACAAGGTCGAAGCCGTTCAGGTGCAGATGGTTTATCAAAGCAGCGGACAGGACATCATCAAAGGCGTGAAACCGGGCGATGTGTTGGTCAGCGACGGCCAGTCGCGGCTCAAACCTGGCTCGACCGTGCAGGTAGTGGCCGACCCACCGCAAATGGTGCAATCGGAGCCAAAACCATGA
- a CDS encoding multidrug efflux RND transporter permease subunit, translating to MKGHGSISAWCIDHPVATVLLTFALVLLGVIAFPRLPIAPLPEAEFPTIQVAAQLPGANPETMASSVATPLEVQFSAIPGVTQMTSSSALGSTILTLQFTLDKSIDTAAQEVQAAINTAAGKLPKDMPNLPNWRKVNPADSPVLILSINSPQMPGTEVSDLVETLLARQISQIDGVGNINITGQQRPAIRVQASADKLAAIGLTLADIRLAIQQTSLNLAKGALYGESSISTLSTNDQLFHPQEYGQLIVSYKDGAPVHLKDVAKVVNGSEDAYIQAWADGQPGVNLVIFRQPGANIVATVDRIQAALPTLEAMLPATVQVKVLVDRTQTIRASLREVEVTLLIAILLVVAVMALFLRQLSATLIVASVLGVSLIASFALMYIMGFSLNNLTLVAIVVSVGFVVDDAIVVVENIHRHLEAGDGMREAAIKGAGEIGFTVVSISFSLVAAFIPLLFMGGVVGRLFKEFALTATSTIMISVVVSLTLAPTLAALFMRAPVHHAHDKPGFGERLLALYEKGLRRALAHQKLMIGVFGLSLGLAVAGYIFIPKGFFPVQDTGFVLGTTEAAADISYGDMVKKHLAMAEIVAADPAVETFSHSVGVAGSNQTIANGRFWISLKKRGDRDVSASQFIDRIRPQLMKVPGIVLYLRAGQDINLSSGPSRAQYQYVLKSNDGALLSTWTQRLTEKLRSNPAFRDISNDLQLGGSITHISIDRSAAARFGLTASDVDEALYDAFGQRQINEFQTQTNQYNVILELDTKQRGKAESLNYFYLRSPLSGEMVPLSALAKFEAPTIGPLSIAHDGMFPAANLSFNLAPGVALGDAVIMLDQAKTDIGMPAAISGNFQGAAQAFQSSLASQPWLILAALVAVYIILGVLYESFVHPLTIISTLPSAGLGAVIMLWICGQDFSIMALIGLVLLIGIVKKNGILMIDFALDAQRNRGLPPEEAIYEACMTRFRPIIMTTLAALLGALPLMLGYGTGAELRQPLGIAVVGGLLVSQALTLFTTPVIYLWLERLFHRPTPAQQPVLATTD from the coding sequence ATGAAGGGCCACGGTTCGATTTCCGCGTGGTGCATCGATCATCCGGTGGCGACGGTCCTGCTGACCTTTGCCCTGGTGCTGCTGGGGGTGATCGCCTTTCCGCGGCTGCCGATTGCACCACTGCCGGAAGCGGAATTCCCGACCATCCAGGTGGCCGCGCAACTGCCCGGCGCCAACCCCGAAACCATGGCCTCGTCGGTGGCCACGCCGCTTGAAGTGCAATTCAGCGCCATCCCCGGCGTGACCCAGATGACCTCGAGCAGCGCCCTGGGCTCGACCATTCTGACCCTGCAATTCACCCTCGACAAAAGCATCGACACCGCCGCGCAGGAAGTCCAGGCCGCGATCAACACCGCAGCCGGCAAGCTGCCCAAAGACATGCCGAACCTGCCGAACTGGAGGAAGGTCAACCCGGCCGACAGCCCGGTGCTGATCCTCAGCATCAACTCACCGCAAATGCCCGGCACCGAAGTCAGCGACTTGGTGGAAACCCTGCTCGCCCGTCAGATCAGCCAGATCGATGGCGTAGGCAATATCAACATCACCGGTCAGCAACGTCCGGCGATCCGCGTGCAGGCCTCGGCGGACAAACTCGCCGCCATTGGCCTGACCCTGGCGGACATTCGTCTCGCGATCCAGCAGACCAGCCTCAACCTGGCCAAGGGTGCGTTGTACGGCGAGTCGAGCATTTCGACCTTGTCCACCAACGACCAATTGTTCCATCCCCAGGAATACGGTCAGCTGATTGTTTCCTACAAGGACGGCGCACCGGTTCATCTCAAGGATGTAGCCAAAGTCGTCAACGGTTCGGAAGATGCCTACATCCAGGCTTGGGCTGACGGTCAGCCGGGGGTGAACCTGGTGATTTTCCGGCAACCGGGAGCCAACATCGTCGCGACCGTCGACCGTATTCAGGCGGCCCTGCCGACGCTGGAGGCCATGCTGCCAGCCACGGTACAGGTCAAAGTGTTGGTTGATCGCACCCAGACCATCCGCGCTTCGTTGCGTGAAGTGGAAGTCACCCTGCTGATCGCGATCCTGCTGGTGGTGGCGGTGATGGCGCTGTTCCTGAGGCAGTTGTCGGCGACCCTGATCGTGGCGTCGGTGCTCGGTGTGTCGCTGATCGCCAGTTTTGCCCTGATGTACATCATGGGCTTCAGCCTGAATAACCTGACACTGGTGGCGATCGTGGTGTCCGTCGGGTTTGTGGTGGACGATGCGATTGTGGTGGTGGAAAACATTCACCGCCATCTGGAGGCCGGCGACGGCATGCGTGAGGCGGCGATCAAGGGCGCCGGCGAGATCGGCTTTACCGTGGTTTCCATCAGTTTCTCGCTGGTGGCGGCGTTCATTCCGCTGCTGTTCATGGGCGGTGTGGTCGGGCGGCTATTCAAGGAATTCGCCCTGACCGCCACCTCGACCATCATGATTTCCGTGGTGGTGTCCCTGACGCTGGCGCCTACTTTGGCCGCGCTATTCATGCGCGCGCCGGTGCATCACGCCCACGACAAACCGGGTTTCGGCGAACGCTTGCTGGCGCTGTATGAGAAAGGCCTGCGCCGCGCCCTCGCCCATCAGAAATTGATGATCGGTGTGTTCGGCCTGTCCCTCGGCCTGGCGGTCGCCGGGTACATTTTCATTCCGAAGGGTTTTTTCCCGGTGCAGGACACCGGTTTCGTCCTCGGCACGACCGAAGCAGCGGCGGACATTTCCTACGGCGACATGGTGAAAAAACACCTGGCGATGGCCGAGATCGTCGCCGCCGATCCCGCCGTCGAGACGTTCTCCCATTCGGTTGGCGTTGCGGGCAGCAACCAGACCATCGCCAACGGACGGTTCTGGATTTCGCTGAAAAAACGCGGCGACCGCGATGTGTCCGCCAGCCAATTCATCGACCGTATTCGCCCACAGCTGATGAAAGTCCCGGGCATTGTGCTGTACCTGCGCGCCGGGCAAGACATCAACCTCAGCTCCGGCCCGAGCCGCGCGCAGTACCAATACGTACTCAAGAGCAACGACGGTGCCCTCCTGAGCACCTGGACCCAGCGCCTGACGGAAAAACTGCGCAGCAACCCGGCGTTCCGCGACATTTCCAACGACCTGCAACTGGGCGGCAGCATCACCCACATCAGCATCGACCGCAGCGCGGCGGCGCGTTTCGGCCTGACCGCCAGTGATGTCGATGAAGCGCTGTACGACGCCTTCGGCCAGCGGCAGATCAACGAATTCCAGACCCAGACCAACCAGTACAACGTGATTCTGGAGCTGGACACCAAACAGCGCGGCAAGGCCGAAAGCCTCAACTATTTTTACCTGCGCTCGCCGCTGAGCGGGGAAATGGTGCCGCTGTCGGCCCTGGCAAAATTCGAGGCGCCAACCATCGGCCCGCTGTCCATCGCTCACGACGGGATGTTCCCGGCGGCCAACCTGTCGTTCAACCTGGCGCCCGGCGTCGCGTTGGGCGACGCAGTCATCATGCTCGATCAGGCCAAGACCGACATTGGCATGCCGGCGGCCATCAGCGGTAATTTCCAGGGCGCGGCCCAGGCGTTCCAGAGTTCGCTGGCCAGCCAGCCTTGGCTGATTCTGGCGGCGCTGGTGGCGGTGTACATCATTCTTGGCGTTCTGTACGAAAGCTTCGTGCACCCGCTGACGATCATCTCGACCCTGCCCTCGGCAGGGCTCGGGGCGGTGATCATGCTGTGGATCTGCGGCCAGGACTTTTCGATCATGGCGCTGATCGGGCTGGTGCTGCTGATCGGCATCGTCAAGAAGAACGGCATCCTGATGATCGACTTTGCGCTGGACGCCCAACGTAACCGTGGCTTGCCTCCCGAAGAGGCGATCTATGAAGCGTGTATGACGCGGTTCCGGCCGATCATCATGACTACCCTCGCCGCCCTGCTCGGCGCCCTGCCGCTGATGCTCGGCTACGGGACCGGTGCCGAATTGCGCCAGCCGCTGGGGATTGCGGTGGTCGGCGGCTTGCTGGTGAGCCAGGCGCTGACGCTCTTCACTACGCCGGTCATATACTTGTGGCTTGAGCGGCTATTCCATAGACCCACACCAGCACAGCAGCCGGTGCTGGCGACCACAGACTGA
- a CDS encoding sensor domain-containing diguanylate cyclase: protein MSVSSAKSRDPIRSTRSERLLVLSSVLLVIAILSIVAFLLIRERANAELSAARAANNIVQLIDADVLRNVELYDVSLLGLIAAYQREDLKSVSPAIRHLAYFDRATAAPYKGNILLLDNKGDVIADSASVEPRQGNFADREYFQSHVNNPDPGMFISPPFRARSPEQDWRISFSRRVNGPQGEFLGVAEAAMRLSYFDQLFNSLSIGRDSTVNLISKDGILLAQQPRLAEELIGKDFSSRPNFQRIVKEGNGSFTGLSSRHKDKRLYTFSKVGNLPLIVIVALSSDEVFAAWKRTAVVVSFATIALCVSLLWLTWLLCRELRRRHGAEQELAQLAATDSLTGLANRRTLDQALRHEWFRAQRSGLPLSVLMIDVDHFKAFNDRHGHQGGDDALRLVAKVISNHVRRPADLVARYGGEEFSVILAETDSAGAQQIADNVRAAVEQLPLVGGDESPITVSIGISTWTTATDISLEQLLFSADKALYQAKESGRNRVVAA, encoded by the coding sequence ATGAGTGTGAGCAGTGCGAAATCCCGTGATCCGATCCGTTCGACACGGTCGGAGCGGCTTCTGGTTCTCAGTAGTGTGTTGTTGGTTATTGCGATACTGAGCATCGTCGCATTCCTGCTGATCCGTGAACGCGCCAATGCCGAATTGTCCGCCGCTCGTGCCGCCAACAATATCGTGCAATTGATCGACGCCGACGTGCTGCGCAATGTCGAACTTTATGATGTGTCCCTGCTGGGTTTGATCGCTGCCTACCAGCGAGAAGACCTCAAGAGCGTTTCTCCAGCCATTCGCCATCTGGCCTATTTCGACCGCGCTACTGCCGCGCCGTACAAGGGCAACATTTTGTTGCTCGACAACAAGGGCGACGTGATTGCAGACTCGGCCTCGGTGGAGCCCAGGCAGGGCAACTTCGCCGATCGCGAATACTTCCAGTCCCACGTGAACAACCCGGACCCGGGCATGTTCATCAGTCCCCCCTTCAGAGCCAGGTCGCCCGAACAGGATTGGCGTATCAGTTTCAGCCGCCGGGTGAACGGCCCCCAGGGCGAGTTCCTCGGTGTGGCCGAAGCCGCCATGCGTTTGAGTTACTTCGATCAGTTGTTCAACAGTCTGAGCATCGGTCGCGACAGTACGGTCAATCTGATCAGCAAAGACGGGATTCTGCTAGCCCAGCAACCCCGCTTGGCCGAAGAGCTGATCGGCAAGGATTTCAGTAGCCGCCCCAATTTCCAACGCATCGTCAAGGAAGGCAACGGCAGCTTCACCGGCCTGTCCAGCCGCCACAAGGATAAGCGCCTGTACACGTTCTCCAAGGTCGGGAACTTGCCGTTGATCGTCATCGTTGCGCTGTCCAGCGATGAAGTCTTTGCGGCCTGGAAGCGCACCGCAGTGGTGGTCAGCTTTGCGACCATTGCCCTGTGCGTGAGCCTGCTGTGGCTGACCTGGTTGCTCTGCCGGGAATTGCGTCGGCGTCACGGTGCCGAGCAGGAATTGGCCCAACTGGCCGCTACCGACTCCTTGACCGGACTGGCCAACCGCCGAACCCTGGATCAGGCCCTGCGCCATGAATGGTTTCGTGCCCAACGTTCCGGCCTGCCATTGTCGGTACTGATGATCGATGTCGATCACTTCAAGGCGTTCAACGATCGCCATGGCCATCAGGGCGGCGACGATGCCTTGCGCTTGGTGGCTAAAGTGATCAGCAACCATGTTCGACGACCGGCGGATCTGGTCGCCCGTTATGGTGGCGAGGAGTTTTCGGTGATCCTGGCTGAAACCGACAGCGCCGGCGCGCAACAGATTGCCGACAACGTCCGCGCAGCGGTGGAACAGTTGCCGTTGGTGGGAGGTGATGAGTCGCCGATTACTGTCAGTATTGGTATCAGCACCTGGACGACCGCAACCGACATCAGCCTGGAACAGTTGCTGTTTTCGGCGGACAAGGCGCTGTATCAGGCCAAGGAAAGTGGGCGGAATCGGGTGGTTGCTGCGTAG
- the lpxC gene encoding UDP-3-O-acyl-N-acetylglucosamine deacetylase: MIKQRTLKNIIRATGVGLHSGEKVYLTLKPAPVDTGIVFCRADLDPVVQIPARAENVGETTMSTTLVNGDVKVDTVEHLLSAMAGLGIDNAYVELSASEVPIMDGSAGPFVFLIQSAGLEEQDAAKKFIRILREVTVEDGDKRATFVPFEGFKVSFEIDFDHPVFRDRTQSASVDFSSTSFVKEVSRARTFGFMSDIEYLRKHNLALGGSVENAIVVDADGVLNEDGLRYEDEFVKHKILDAIGDLYLLGNSLIGEFKGFKSGHALNNQLLRKLIEQTDAWEVVTFEDASTAPISYMRPVAAV, encoded by the coding sequence ATGATAAAACAACGCACCCTGAAGAATATTATCCGTGCCACAGGTGTCGGCCTGCACTCCGGGGAGAAGGTCTATCTGACCCTCAAGCCAGCGCCCGTCGACACCGGCATTGTGTTTTGTCGTGCTGACCTCGACCCTGTCGTGCAGATTCCTGCCCGCGCGGAAAACGTTGGCGAAACCACTATGTCGACCACGCTTGTTAACGGTGACGTCAAAGTGGACACGGTGGAGCACCTGCTCTCGGCCATGGCTGGCCTGGGCATCGATAACGCCTACGTCGAGCTCTCCGCGTCCGAAGTCCCGATCATGGATGGTAGCGCTGGACCCTTCGTATTCCTGATTCAATCGGCCGGCCTGGAAGAGCAGGACGCCGCCAAGAAGTTCATCCGGATCCTGCGGGAAGTGACAGTGGAAGACGGCGACAAGCGCGCCACTTTCGTCCCTTTCGAAGGTTTCAAAGTGAGCTTCGAGATCGATTTCGATCACCCGGTTTTCCGTGACCGCACACAAAGTGCAAGCGTGGATTTTTCCAGCACTTCGTTCGTAAAAGAAGTCAGCCGCGCCCGTACCTTTGGTTTCATGAGTGATATCGAGTACCTGCGCAAGCACAACCTCGCACTCGGCGGCAGCGTTGAAAACGCTATTGTGGTCGACGCGGATGGTGTACTGAACGAAGACGGCCTTCGCTATGAAGACGAATTCGTGAAGCACAAGATCCTCGATGCAATTGGTGACCTCTACCTGCTGGGCAATAGCCTGATTGGTGAGTTCAAGGGCTTCAAGTCCGGACATGCATTGAACAACCAGCTGCTGCGCAAGTTGATTGAGCAGACAGATGCTTGGGAAGTCGTGACTTTCGAAGACGCCAGCACTGCACCGATCTCTTACATGCGTCCTGTTGCGGCCGTGTAA